DNA sequence from the Ctenopharyngodon idella isolate HZGC_01 chromosome 14, HZGC01, whole genome shotgun sequence genome:
ATCCCTGATAACTACATTAAAGTATAGGGACATCTAGCGGTCACGTTGCAACATTACACTTTTTGAGTGCCTACAATTGTTGTTCTTGGGACGTTCTTGGGTAAATACTGTACAAATTAAGCCCCACAGACAACATCTGTGGCATCCTGTCGATTAAAAATAGTGTCCTACAGTTTGTAAGAACGAAAAACAAAATAgtttcaagcaaaaaaaaaaaaaaaaaaagcaaacaaaaacaaaacaaaacaaaacaaaaactaaagtCTTTAGGCTACAGCAAAAGTATgtttaaattattcataatatgATTTTGTGTGGGTTATGGTCCGTTCAAGAGGTCAGTATAACTTTTAACTGTCAAAAAGTATGTTATCCAGAGTTCTTGCCACCAAAAATTGTTTTGGAAagacaaaattttaatgttgTATCAGCTGAATGATCAACAATCAGGTAGCCTATAGTGCAACCAAATTTAACCCACTGTACAGTAGGCcaagtctatccctcacagctttgttttcattctcaaaacattaaatatggtacctttctttctttcctttttacAAACTGTGGGACAATTCAAAATTGTTTCCTGTGCTAATCAACATCATGCCAAAACTGCTGTTGATAAAGCTGTACATAAGTTGGAAAattcctttaaatgtaaatctaCTCCAATGAATTGTTCACATAAATGGGAAATTAGACATTCACAATTGTGTGTGGCATTCGAATAAACGTCATTATAAAAAGTAAAGGTAATATAACGTTTGAATAGGCTACTATGTTTTTGAGAACAGGACGGTAAGTTTACATTTCAGCCTTAGTAAGAggaaaataaaagcaaaatatgTCATACGAAGGTCTCAGAATGAAGATATAAGTAGTCAATTCTATGGTCGTAACCACCACATATTGATCAACATGGGTTTGACAGAATCTTAaatttatagcctactgtttgGCCCCTCTAATCTTGAACATTTTGTTACATCtatgttctattctattcttacTTTTATGCCGTTTGTAGATATTATGATCCTGTCATGTATTTCTTATTATGAAATTGAGTTACTAACGCATTTGATGTAGGCTAATATATAAAAGACTACATATAGGCTACTCTGACGGGCTGCTTTAGAATGCTCTTTCACACACCCAATGATAATATCAATGTGTGGGATAGAAATGAGTGTGTGGAAAAACCAGCAGGTCCCCCCGCCTCTCAGCGACCTAACTCACCCACTCTCCCGTTACCCGGAAGTATGCAGAATTCCCAAAGATGGCGGAACAAGGTCCGATGGCGATAGCTATGCGGCTAAGAAATCAGCTGCAGAACGTCTACAAGCTCGACCCTTTAAGGAACGAGGTGAGTGAAATGGGCGAAAATCGCTTTAGCGTCCTGTCTGTGGCCGCGCGCTTCCCGCGCATACTATAAACGCGCGTGAGAGGGGCGTTCTGTGTGGCGCGAAAGCCGAGAGATGGAGCGCGAGACCGTGCTGTGTGTCTGCGCAGGCGTGAGTGTTGCGAAGAATCAATCCACTGTGTCTAGCGGTTGTGTTTTTGTTCTCCGTGGCGAGGGTTTTCTTGTCAAACCCGTCCCAGTGGAATCCCCTGCGTTGTAGTATTTTCCCCCATCTCCAAAATTCAATacatgaataaaatgtgttgttttgtgcGCTCCTAAACGAATATAACGGTGGTGGTTCACGTCGCGTGCTGCTGCGCTGTGAATGTTATATCCCACATGCTTATTAATGCGCGCTGGCCCAGACGCGTGAACAAGTGCATCGTTATGATCTGCTTTTTCGGCAGCGCATGTCCGTGTTGAACATGAGTgacagaaaatgtatttttactttAGAATTCATGTGACCCCTAAGGCGCATATGCGGGGACGTGCCGTTTTCGTACCTCGACATCGAGTCCTTGTTTAATTCGGTGGCTTGCAGTCCTGACAATGATTGATATTAAACCAGTAGCCTATATACTCTGGTCTATTTAGCTAATCAAAACCTTGTTTACAAATGACACCTGACTCGCTGAAAAGTGCGCTTCACCCGCACCACAGGAGCGCGCATGTAAGTAGTTGTACACAACAAATGTTACTTCTGTAATCCACGCAGTTACCATGTCAGAAGAGACAcgtgatgtttaaaaaaaaaaacaaaaaaaaaacatacattttaaacgatttttttctttctttatttaacatcgactttaaaaattaaataataagaaaacatttttaattttcacaatttttaatcactttttgGCATCTCTAGTTTTccttcattttaaataataattgataataattaagAGGTCATAAAAACAGCATAATTGTTGAAGACAAATGTGATTAAAGTAGTTACATTTTAGCATGTCACAATGCAGGACACTGCTGAAACTTGATTCAATGTCAACTATCTATATGTGTAAAAAGAAAGTGTAGAATAGTTTTTTTCCTAGTCATCTAATTTATGAAAACTGACCATATACAGACTGGGCTTTGCACAAGTTGACACCATGGATAAAGTGTCTTATTTACACGTTTTAACGCTTGAGACGCTTTGGGATTACAATATTAATTGTACTGTAGCATTCAAGGACTGCCCTAAAACCACCTCAATGTCAAAGGCTGGTGATTTTACGTAAATGCAGAATGTCACAGTGATCTCAAACTACCTGCATGACATGTTTTCCTCTGTTTGGTTCCACAGGAAGAAgttaaaataaagataaaggaCCTAAATGAACACATCGTATGCTACCTCTGTGCAGGATACTTTATCGACGCAACTACCATCACAGAATGTCTTCATACGTGTAAGTGTTGTTTATCTCTCTCTTAATAACACACTCTCAGATGACACGGTTTTAAAGCAGCCTACTTCACAATTATATAccaaggccgtaaccatgtAAGTCCCATCTTCTTTGATTTAATTGGCCAGCTCACTCattctgacagtgatgagcgctgttaggccgctgaggcagaccatcataaaaatgtaacttttaaaactttttttgtcatcctaacaacaaacagagcagTTCATAGTGGAGTacagcagagcagcatcaataatatcaaatattgggggggacaatttggccatttctaattattggggggaCAATGTCtctggtggttacggccctgttATTTGCAGAAATCCACAATGTACTTTGTTATTCTGAATACTTACTCATATTCATTCCACTGTCTCTCTGCAGTCTGTAAGAGCTGCATTGTGAAGTATCTCCAGACCAGCAAATATTGTCCAATGTGTAACATCAAAATACACGAAACGCAGCCTCTGCTGAATCTAAAGCTGGACAGAGTCATGCAAGACATTGTCTACAAACTAGTCCCGGGTCTACAAGAGAGTAAGTATCATTTGAACTTGAGTGTCAGTTTATGTGACTCCTGGTCATTCATGGTTAAACGTCCATCTGATCTTCTCAGGCGAAGACAAGCGAATTAAAGAATTCTATCAGTCACGCGGTCTTGAACGCATCATACAGCCATCTGGAGAAGGTACGTGGTTACATGTAGATAGATACAGctgttaatttgttttattaagatTGTTattaagtgtgtttgtgttttcctGTAGATTCAGTTCCAGATAACACAGGATTACCTTACACGAGCTTCGACCACTCCAAAGCTCACTTTTACAGATACGATGAGCAGGTCTCTCTATGTCTGGAAAGGCAGAGGTAAGACAGCAGTAAAGcttatgttttcttttacagtacTGATCTAAAGTTTTGGGCCtataagattttcttttttttaaaaagaagttaATAGTTTTATTCTGCAGGGATGcgttaaattgatttaaatggacagtgaagacatttataatgttacaaaagtcaATCAAACAAATGTAAtcatcttttgaactttctattcatcaaagaatcctgaaagaaacATATCAcagcttccacaaaaatatgaagcagcaaaaactgttttcaacattgatgatgataatcagaaatgtttcttgagctgcaaaccagcatattagaatgatttctgaaggatcatgtgacaccaaggccgtaaccatgtcttgaacaatGGGGGggaatttaataataaaaagataaaatggGATTTAAGGGTTTATTGTAGTTATTaagtaatcaatttaaactctttgcaaataatatatatatatatttttaaaatatattcactcttatttgtatgtctaatatgtcaaaaatgtttcttgtcttgtcacattcattaaagaattacattaatcatatcatattaatcaaataatagcatgttttcatttcaaaatggcgaaatttcataaaaatgttgagtaacttacatcactggatattactgtcGGTTGCTGAATTTCAATTTCAATCATAAAACAGtcgtcaaatattaaatgtttagctacttactCGCCAtttcactgctaaaaaaaaaaagtgttgcattGGAATTCGCACTTGTCTTCTCTGAAtggtaagccccgccttctttgatttgattggccagctcagtcattctgacagt
Encoded proteins:
- the pcgf1 gene encoding polycomb group RING finger protein 1 isoform X1, which codes for MAEQGPMAIAMRLRNQLQNVYKLDPLRNEEEVKIKIKDLNEHIVCYLCAGYFIDATTITECLHTFCKSCIVKYLQTSKYCPMCNIKIHETQPLLNLKLDRVMQDIVYKLVPGLQESEDKRIKEFYQSRGLERIIQPSGEDSVPDNTGLPYTSFDHSKAHFYRYDEQVSLCLERQSSFSGKDKSKLTLQQKFVRCSVRAEVRHLRKVLCHRLNVEKHQVQMLFNNESLPDHMTMKRLWLSHWFGKAQPLVLHYAIKDKRTR
- the pcgf1 gene encoding polycomb group RING finger protein 1 isoform X3; its protein translation is MTPDSLKSALHPHHRSAHEEVKIKIKDLNEHIVCYLCAGYFIDATTITECLHTFCKSCIVKYLQTSKYCPMCNIKIHETQPLLNLKLDRVMQDIVYKLVPGLQESEDKRIKEFYQSRGLERIIQPSGEDSVPDNTGLPYTSFDHSKAHFYRYDEQVSLCLERQSSFSGKDKSKLTLQQKFVRCSVRAEVRHLRKVLCHRLNVEKHQVQMLFNNESLPDHMTMKRLWLSHWFGKAQPLVLHYAIKDKRTR
- the pcgf1 gene encoding polycomb group RING finger protein 1 isoform X4, with the protein product MERETVLCVCAGEEVKIKIKDLNEHIVCYLCAGYFIDATTITECLHTFCKSCIVKYLQTSKYCPMCNIKIHETQPLLNLKLDRVMQDIVYKLVPGLQESEDKRIKEFYQSRGLERIIQPSGEDSVPDNTGLPYTSFDHSKAHFYRYDEQVSLCLERQSSFSGKDKSKLTLQQKFVRCSVRAEVRHLRKVLCHRLNVEKHQVQMLFNNESLPDHMTMKRLWLSHWFGKAQPLVLHYAIKDKRTR
- the pcgf1 gene encoding polycomb group RING finger protein 1 isoform X2 produces the protein MAEQGPMAIAMRLRNQLQNVYKLDPLRNEEEVKIKIKDLNEHIVCYLCAGYFIDATTITECLHTFCKSCIVKYLQTSKYCPMCNIKIHETQPLLNLKLDRVMQDIVYKLVPGLQESEDKRIKEFYQSRGLERIIQPSGEDSVPDNTGLPYTSFDHSKAHFYRYDEQVSLCLERQSSFSGKDKSKLTLQKFVRCSVRAEVRHLRKVLCHRLNVEKHQVQMLFNNESLPDHMTMKRLWLSHWFGKAQPLVLHYAIKDKRTR